A window of Nicotiana tabacum cultivar K326 chromosome 24, ASM71507v2, whole genome shotgun sequence contains these coding sequences:
- the LOC107780457 gene encoding large ribosomal subunit protein eL31-like, giving the protein MSDKTKGRKEEVVTREYTINLHKRLHGCTFKKKAPNAIKEIRKFAQKAMGTKDVRVDVKLNKLIWSRGIRSVPRRVRVRIARKRNDDEDAKEDLYSLVTVTEIPPEGLKGLGTKIIEDED; this is encoded by the exons ATGTCGGACAAAACTAAAGGAAGAAAAGAGGAAGTGGTTACTAGAGAGTACACCATCAACCTCCACAAGCGCTTGCATGGCTG CACATTCAAGAAGAAGGCCCCTAATGCTATCAAAGAGATCCGTAAGTTTGCACAGAAAGCAATGGGAACAAAGGATGTCAGAGTGGACGTGAAGCTGAACAAGCTCATCTGGAGCAGGGGAATCAGAAGTGTTCCAAGGAGGGTCAGAGTTCGTATTGCTCGCAAGAGGAATGACGATGAAGATGCGAAGGAGGACCTCTACTCTTTGGTTACAGTAACTGAGATCCCACCAGAGGGATTGAAGGGGCTTGGCACTAAGATCATTGAGGACGAAGATTAA